A single window of Erigeron canadensis isolate Cc75 unplaced genomic scaffold, C_canadensis_v1 Conyza_canadensis_unscaffolded:58, whole genome shotgun sequence DNA harbors:
- the LOC122584606 gene encoding ATP synthase subunit alpha, mitochondrial-like, with the protein MEFSPRAAELTTLLESRISNFYTNFQVDEIGRVVSVGDGIARVYGLNEIQAGEMVEFASGVKGIALNLENENVGIVVFGSDTAIKEGDLVKRTGSIVDVPAGKAMLGRLVVPANTALRDVVTSASLVGLYLPRAWRGGIASGSAGRHSLWSYTL; encoded by the coding sequence ATGGAATTCTCTCCGAGAGCTGCTGAACTAACGACTCTATTAGAAAGTAGAATTAGCAACTTTTACACGAATTTTCAAGTGGATGAGATTGGTCGAGTGGTCTCAGTTGGAGATGGGATTGCACGTGTTTATGGGTTGAACGAGATTCAAGCCGGGGAAATGGTTGAATTTGCCAGCGGTGTGAAAGGAATAGCCTTGAATCTTGAGAATGAGAATGTAGGGATTGTTGTCTTTGGTAGTGATACTGCTATTAAAGAAGGAGATCTTGTCAAGCGCACTGGCTCTATTGTGGATGTCCCTGCGGGAAAGGCTATGCTAGGGCGGCTGGTCGTACCAGCCAACACGGCGCTGCGGGATGTAGTAACATCCGCATCCCTAGTTGGGCTGTACCTTCCTCGCGCGTGGCGAGGAGGAATCGCTTCAGGGAGTGCTGGGCGGCACTCTCTTTGGTCTTATACCTTATAA
- the LOC122584610 gene encoding uncharacterized mitochondrial protein AtMg01010-like produces MDSSESWGEYIQTSTEEGASTSSADAEPVPHGNNTVSDSTEGPASPRRFPYKPDALIGGDSVLSIQSRLLASRQFPSAEEINFARIQAEDLFEVKVQILHRMQVLYPEGDWSGRGARALDSPNSATGESSLERLYKLLGDLDRNGRRAEAFFSLSAKVALRKESLDAHSAT; encoded by the coding sequence ATGGATTCCTCCGAGAGTTGGGgggaatacatacaaacatccACAGAAGAGGGCGCCTCAACCTCTTCTGCTGATGCAGAACCCGTACCCCACGGGAATAATACCGTATCAGATTCGACGGAGGGGCCAGCTAGCCCCCGTCGCTTTCCATACAAGCCTGATGCGCTGATCGGGGGCGATTCCGTATTGTCCATCCAAAGTCGACTTTTGGCTTCAAGGCAATTTCCTAGTGCCGAAGAAATAAACTTCGCCCGTATTCAGGCGGAAGACCTATTCGAGGTCAAGGTTCAGATCCTCCATCGAATGCAAGTTCTGTATCCAGAGGGGGATTGGTCGGGGCGGGGAGCCCGCGCTCTCGATAGCCCGAATAGCGCCACGGGCGAGTCCTCGTTAGAAAGGCTTTATAAGCTTTTGGGCGATCTCGATCGGAACGGAAGAAGGGCGGaagcttttttttctttaagcgCAAAAGTAGCGCTTAGAAAGGAGAGTCTTGATGCACATTCCGCGACATAG
- the LOC122584611 gene encoding 60S ribosomal protein L5, mitochondrial-like — MFTLNFHYEDVSRQDPLLKPNHANVMEVPGSCKIRVVPKAAPSDFIIKNGKLAMEISCGQKLIQTQRASTGKSFRSNPFLGSNKDKKGYVSDLARQSTLRGHGMSHFLVRISAVMSLLDFPVEIREKSIQFLMEMEFCEFSPELEDHFEIFEHIRGFNVTIVTSANTQDETLPPWSGFFQKDEGESQ; from the coding sequence ATGTTTACACTCAATTTTCATTACGAAGATGTATCACGTCAGGATCCGTTGCTCAAACCGAATCACGCCAACGTTATGGAAGTTCCTGGATCGTGTAAAATAAGAGTAGTACCAAAGGCAGCACCTTCTgatttcataataaaaaatggaaaattgGCTATGGAGATTTCGTGCGGTCAGAAATTAATACAGACACAGAGGGCTTCGACAGGAAAGTCGTTTCGATCCAATCCATTCTTGGGGtcaaataaagacaaaaaagGATATGTCAGTGACCTAGCACGGCAAAGCACTCTCCGAGGGCATGGAATGTCTCATTTTTTGGTAAGAATCTCCGCAGTAATGTCTCTGTTAGATTTTCCGGTCGAAATACGGGAAAAGTCCATTCAATTCTTGATGGAAATGGAGTTTTGCGAATTCTCCCCGGAGCTGGAAGATCATTTCGAGATCTTCGAACATATTCGAGGGTTCAATGTAACTATTGTAACTTCGGCCAACACACAAGATGAGACTTTACCACCGTGGAGCGGCTTTTTTCAAAAAGATGAGGGGGAAAGTCAGTAA